The window ccgaaagtcggcccaaaacctctcttctctctctcctcggcccagccggcccagtccgccgcgcgcgcgcgtccgcccgctgacaggtggggcccgcctgtcaggtcgtcgtcttcctcgcgtcggccgccgcccggaaccctagcgcgccgccgccgccgttcccttccaaatccggccgctcctttccttctccggccgaattgatagaggggaaatgatcctcgggatctcctctaccttttctcctttggaaacatcggctaaatcggtttggaatgtgtttgattcgagttcgaatcagatcggtctctttccttcaaaccccgatctttccttctcgtcgccggccgccgtgggccttcgccgccgcctcctagcccctttaaaaggctccccggtgtctcctctacccgccgccaccctcgccttcgcctctcgtcgtcggaagcgccctagcgccgtgtgccctagcgccgccgtcgccgccgtcgctccagccgtgcgccgccgccgttccagtcgtcgccgtcgctcgggaaggtcgtcatcgtggtcgccaagtcgccgccgtcctcgtccgccgcttcgccaccgtcggagaccgccggagcatcgtcgccgtcgtcaagccgaagaccgccgccgtttcaacctcgtcgccgtcgccgtccgttggtcttccgccgtcgctttggtcgccggtgagttcgccgcgtcgcgctctacccgttggtgccctccgttcgtgccgaagcgccgccgttcgccggcgagcatgcgcgcccgagccgccgagccgccgccgccggtggtgacgtcaccgctgacgtcatcgggaccgtccgccgtgagccggtcgtggaccaatcgatctcggccgtccgttttggatcaagtcgatctcggccgtccgttcgcgtgaaccgccgccgtgcgcccggtccaccgcaaaccctagcccgctgacgcaataaatccctttttccttttcaaaaataattcattattgcgtcataattcaattaaaatcaatttaagtgttttaatccgatttaatcttcaaaaattcataactaattcatcttagctccgatttagttggttcaagtctctaaatttttctaaaattgagatctacatgttaaaaatatccacatgtactgttcatgcttgtttatgtgcttttgctcttttctgcttagattccgtcgtttccggagagtccgttttcgccggagaagagtttgaagagttccaaggccagcaaggcaagtcacacagatcccaaacaactctttgagcatgttgatcccgtttaaagctattgtttcttttcaactattgcatttattttcgaatgtcattgggtggaattaacctattgtttgttatggcccttttgttcttgattaccttattccttgataccttgggttattataacttgactggTTGAGCtctatatattggttcaactagatattagatataattgcttagccctgcttagaaacattagcacactattgggataacttatgactcactattatttaatgatggcttaatgatagttcacgatggtcaatcgtgattagttaattaattcatgtgccaactaaaacctggtaatggtgggttgtgagcacatggttttgatggtcgtgctcatgacaattaaggaccggttcacgagtttcggttgtgaaacattaaccgtgccaaccacaagccagcatgggcaacggctttatcttttgtatagcatggttcattgcggggcaccagactgagaagtggcggagataagcccacgggggtcgctggggagtccatgccttgtttataagggggtgattatgatccaggaaggtgcgctgcagtggattgtgttatgcaaggggtattgtcacaactcctttccgaggtaccgtggtggtattgaggcacatggtgacatgatgtggggttgtgtcttgtgggtacagtagtacacctctgatcagagtaaaactattcgaatagccgtgcccgcggttatgggcgggtctaacaatgtctttcgtgattagtctcacacttctcaccatagtaaatgatgctataattggtaataatttgtttagctcctggtttggaatggtacattcctggtttggagatagaactgtgcagccgggatggttgttcagaatggttgggcctatacaacagggtatgttgtatagcgttggattaatattgtttaatacttaactgttttactaaattctcaaatgtttgctaaatgctgcttttgcgaatgcaaccctactatgccatcctttgttatcctgtgcacttgcatatttgctgcgtggcttgctgagtatgtcatatactcaccttgcaatcattcatcagaggaagagttctacagtgaagctgatggtgtggaggattaggtgtagccttggtcaagctgcctgtggagtggagccgtctgcgccgtttatcttattttccgctgcttagatctttattgtttgagaggaactatctacctctgtaatgacattttattcgcttattaattagagtaataattgtactctattatcaatttgttattgtgtgcctcggctgattcctggacgagggtttacacacatgtaagcgtttggaattttggatagaaattccgggcgtgacacacgATTAGGTTACGTTGGCTACGTGGAGGTTGGTTAGCCCAAATTTGATATATACCAAGAAAAAAATGTGAACATAGTCTGTTGCATCCTGCTGCACAAACTTCGATGAAGCTTTAGCGAGGCTCTCCGCTCACCGATAGCACATTCCTCTTCCTCATCAAGAACCACCATGGCCCTTCACTTCCTACTTCCTTCGTCCCGAGCCGGTGAGCTCCCAATTGCTGACATGCTTAGTGGTTGTGCTCGTGAATAGGGTTGGCCACACCACAATGCTACTATGCAGGCCTACGCCAATGAGCGTTCATCATTACTTCCTCTTTCCTGATCCCCTAGCTTCCTCGATTCTTTAGTTCTCATTTCCCCCTATCTCCTGCTCGCGACATGCACTTGTCGTGTTGGCATGCTGGGCCGGTAACAACCCAAGCACAACGTGGCTAGATGGGCTATGCCAACACAACCCACAGCTAAATGAAATGTGTTGTTCTTGGGCTGTGAGTTGCACATGCGTGCCTGGGTGGACACAGAAAGACCCAACACATTTGACAACATATAGGAGGATTTGGTAAACGCATAACCATTCTTATGTTTCTACGTATGAGATCAATTAAGACACCTCAGTCGCACCTAATTAATTTGATTAGTGTCAAATTAAAGGAAAACTATTCTTTAAAGATGTTCTCTtccattatactccctccatctacttttgattgtcatatttccaaatctgaaaaatttatttttgattggcatatttcaattcaacaacctatcatcttaattactttctcggatttaatgcatgactctccatttttccacacaagattggctacatggatattgagaaatgtaaatattaatgaatcgcttgtttatgaGGGATgattagtagcatgtttaaatgaatgataagtagaattacttatccttggtctgtgtgtcaagatgaaatatgactattaaaagtagatggagggagtagcgaTTACGCTCCAACTAACACTAAAAAAATAACACTCTTTTTCCCAAAATAACATGCAAGCACAATATAATCTAGAAAACATATccattttcttcttgtttttattAGATCAATTTCAACTATGTGTCCAGAGGCAAAAAAATTATTTCAATACGTGGAATGAGGTTAAACAGATCTCATGCATATATACACATTTGTGTTGCTTATCTCGTtggtgaaaagaaaaaatattgtcTCCCTAAATAAACACTTGTCAAGAAATAAGGTTTATTCCACAAGCTATATACAACCTTGCTATCTTAACCATCCAACCATTACAAAGGCACTGGAGAGCCTATTTGGTAGTAATAATTTACGGTGTTAACATAtcacaagataaaaaaaaagaacaggataaaagaaaaggaagaccCAAGGCAACAACAGAAAGTTAAAAGCTACAAAGACAAACTAATAACGAAAAGGATGCGACATCTCATCACCCCCACAACTACCACAAAGTACAAACATGCACAAAAACACCCTCTTGCCGGCAACAGCAAAGCTTGAACTCAACATCTTATCAGCTCTTCTGCAAGTCACAGCTGGCATGGGCTTGCTTCACCTGCTTGGTGTACTCGTCCTCGCTATCGCcttcctcgccctcctcctcatccctgtctccctcgtcgtcgtcgggatTCTTACCGTCCTCCTGCTCTTCTTCCTCGGTCCAACCGAAACCGGCCACTGGAGTCGACGATGGAGGTGGTGTCTTTGCCTCTTGTACAATCTTCATGATCTCGTCGACGGTCTGATCCGAGAATGTACGGGCACTGTTGTCCTTCTTGTAGTACTTCGCTTGCGCCGCTTCTGTAAGCTCCCGCGGCAAGTTCTTCATAAACCAAGGGTGGTTTCTGATCTCTCTTATTGTTATTCTCTGCATGACATGGTGGAAATGGTATTATGTTAAATGGAACATAATGGAACATGGATTGAAGTTCCGCGAGGTTCACCTTTGCAGGATTCGCGACAAAGATTCGAGAGAGGAGTTGTCTACAATCTTGGGATATATGGACGTACTCTGGTATTTTGTACTGAATTGATACGATTCTCTGCAAAATAAAAATGTGAGCATAATATATTTGTACATTCGTGTGGCGTTTGAAGTTGGAATTTAGAGAGGCTGAAGTGGGTGAATTATTACCCCGATTGTTTTTCTGAAATTCTTGGGATCATCTGGGTCCTCAAAAGGGTAAGCACCGACGAGCATCACATAAAGGGTCACCCCACAAGACCATACATCTGCCATCTGCACATAGTGCAAACAATAATGTTAGTGTGTTACAAAAACAAGAGAAGCATAATTTCAAGAAAGAATGAACCTCAAAAAGCATAGGAAATTAGAGagtagtcaaaaaaaaaaaaaacagaaggcaCTATATTAACGGATCAAGAACTCAAGAATCCTGGTGGACAGAAAAAAGGAGCAGAAGAATCCCAAGTCCCAGCAGTTCAAGGACAGAGCTCTTTGAAAGAGTATCCAGTAAGTGAAACTAGCGAATTTAAGTCTATTGTTCAGGAAAATGTGAAGCAACGAATTTAAGTGAAACTAGCAAGAGTCAATTAGGAGTTGGTCACATGTGAGTACAACATGGTGGCTTGAGAACATCAGTTACACTCACTTAATTAAAAAGATAATATGCAAATAGGTATTCATGAAGGTCATTATCTTTGAAatcaaaaataaagaaaaatatgtacaaCTGACAGATGAAATAAAGTGAAGAACACAATTTGAGGATAGCGGAGTTCTGGGAGCAGCcgaagaaaatagaaaatatggCAGAGACCTATGGACATTTGGGCAGTTCGTCTAGAAACAACCATATATTCTCCTAACTGATCTCAATGtcacttttaaaaaaatgaaccaATCTCAGTGCCGCTTTA of the Oryza sativa Japonica Group chromosome 2, ASM3414082v1 genome contains:
- the LOC4329630 gene encoding serine/threonine-protein kinase SAPK6; the protein is MEKYELLKDIGSGNFGVARLMRNRETKELVAMKYIPRGLKIDENVAREIINHRSLRHPNIIRFKEVVLTPTHLAIVMEYAAGGELFDRICSAGRFSEDESRYFFQQLICGVSYCHFMQICHRDLKLENTLLDGSPAPRLKICDFGYSKSSLLHSKPKSTVGTPAYIAPEVLSRREYDGKMADVWSCGVTLYVMLVGAYPFEDPDDPKNFRKTIGRIVSIQYKIPEYVHISQDCRQLLSRIFVANPAKRITIREIRNHPWFMKNLPRELTEAAQAKYYKKDNSARTFSDQTVDEIMKIVQEAKTPPPSSTPVAGFGWTEEEEQEDGKNPDDDEGDRDEEEGEEGDSEDEYTKQVKQAHASCDLQKS